The region TCTTAGCACCGCCAGGTCCACCGCTTCGGGCGCCGCGCGCAACTGGTCCAGGTCGGGCCGGGTTTCCAGCTCCATGATCAGCCGGTTGACGCTGTCCATGCGCGGTTTCCCTTCGCGCCAGAAAAGCTGATCGACAGGCGGGAAGCGATGCGCCTCTATCGCCTCAATCTCTTCGGGTGTGAAGGCCGCGTCGCCATCCTCATGGCCCAGACTCCCGAAAGTGCCGTCCTTGTGATGCCGCCCGGCGCGCCCCGCGATCTGCGCCATTTCCGCCACCGTCAGCCGCCGGGTGCGCCTGCCGTCGAACTTGCGCAGCGATGCGAAGGCGACATGGGCGACGTCCAGGTTCAGCCCCATGCCGATCGCGTCGGTCGCGACCAGATAGTCGACCTCGCCATTCAGGAACATCTGCACCTGCGCGTTGCGGGTGCGGGGCGACAGCGCGCCCATCACCACGGCCGCGCCGCCCCGGAACCGCCGCAGCATTTCCGCAACGGCATAGACCTCCTCGGCCGAAAAGGCGACGATGGCGGACCGCTTGGGCAGGCGCGACAGCTTCTTTGCGCCCGCATAGGATAATGTGGAAAAACGCGGGCGGCTGATGATCTCGACTTCGGGCACCAGCGCCCTGACGACCCGGCTGATGCTGGCGGAGCCGAGGATCATCGTTTCTTCCCGGCCCCGCGCGCGCAGCAGCCGGTCGGTAAAGACATGCCCGCGCTCCGGGTCGGACCCCAGTTGCGCTTCGTCCAACGCCACAAAGGCATAATCCCCATCGACCGGCATCGATTCGGCGGTGCACAGATAATAGAGTGCGCCCGGAGGTACGATCTTCTCTTCCCCGGTGATCAGCGCGACTTGCCCCGGTCCCTTGATCGCCACCACCCGCTCATAGACTTCGCGGGCCAGCAAGCGCAGCGGGAAGCCCATCATGCCGCTCGAATGGCCGCACATGCGCTCGACGGCCAGATGCGTCTTGCCGGTATTGGTGGGACCCAGCACGGCGGTGACGGGCGAACGGGCGAACTGGGCCATGATCCTCTCTATGTCGGGGATGGACGCGGCGAGGGCAAGGGGAAGGGGGCGGGAATCTCCTTGAGCTAAGGAAAGTGGCGATTGCTCAACGGCTGAAAGGCACGTTTCGTCGCGCAAAAAGGGTTAAAAATTCCGTCTTTATTTGACTTTAACCCTATGCGTTCACAACAATGCACGCGAACGCACGGCGGGGGTCGGGCGTATTTTGCCCGCGGGGGGCCGTTTCAACGTGTTTCATGGCAGCCAGTTTAATCCTCAACAGGGGGGCGCCTCCGCGTCCTTCTGGCTGACGGACGCCATCGCAAAGGGCGCCATGTCGCCCGCCGATGCGCGCGACTGGCGCACCCGCCTGCGTGACTGGGCGGAAGATGTGGAGCTGGTCCCCGACCTTGGCCAGCGCGTCGGCAGCCGCACATGGTTCCGCGGCCTTGCCACCTGCTTTGGCCTTTGCACCGCCGCCCTTTATCTCTCCCCCGGCTTTCACCCCATACCCGGCGCGCCGCAGCCCCTGCTTGAACAGGCGCAGTTCGACGAAGTGCGCAGCCAGATGATCACCCCGCTCGCCATGGGCGCGGACAGCGGGCGGCGCATGGGGCCGACCGACGCCGTGCAGCCTTTGCGCGAAACGCCCGAACGCCCGCAGATCGAACTGCGCGCCCAGATCGGCGGCGGCGATTCCCTCGCCCGCGCCCTGTCCCGCGCCGGTGTCAGCAGCAGCGACGTCGCCCAGGTCATGTCCCTCGCAGGCGGAGACATCGGCAAGGGCATGAAGCCCGGCACCCCGCTCGACATCATCCTTGGTCGCCGCGCCAGCCGCGACATGCCGCGCCCGCTCGACCATCTTTCCTTCCGCGCCCGGCTCGACCTGGCGCTGGAGGTCAACCGCGTCGGCGGCGTCCTCCAGGTCAAGCGTACGCCCATCCGCGTCGATGATACGCCGCTGCGCATTCAGGGCGTGATCGGCGAGAGCATCTACCAATCGGCCCGCACCGCCGGAGCGCCGCCCAAGGCGATCCAGGCCTTCCTGCGCGTCATCGCGCAACAGGTAGATCTCGGCTCCATCCACGCCGGGGACCGCTACGACATCATCACCGAATATCGCCGCGCCGAAACCGGTGATGTGGAGGTGGGGGACCTGCTCTACGCCGGACTTCGCCGCCCCAGCGGACGCGGCGTCGACATGCTCAAATGGACGAGCGAAGGCCGCAGCCAGTGGTTCGAGGCATCGGGCGTCGGCGAACGGCGTGGCGTCCTTGCCGCTCCGGTCCGGGGTCGGATGTCGTCGGGCTTCGGCATGCGCCGTCACCCCATTCTGGGCTACAGGCGGATGCATGCGGGCTTGGATTTCGCCGCCGCCTATGGATCGCCCATCTATGCGGCGACCGATGGCGTGGTGTCCTATTCGGGGCGGCATGGCGGCCACGGCAATTATGTCCGTCTGGAACATGGCAACGGCCTCGCCACCGGCTACGCGCATATGAGCCGCATCGCCGCCCGCTATGGCCAGCGCGTCCGGCAGGGACAGGTGATCGGCTATGTCGGCTCCAGCGGCCTTTCGACCGGTCCGCATCTCCATTACGAACTGTATCGCAGCGGCCGCACGATCAATCCGCTGTCGGTGAAATTCACCACCACCGCGCAACTCGCCGGTCGCGAACTCGTCGCCTTCCGCGACCGCCTGCGCCGGTTGAAGAGCCTGCCCGCTGGCCCGCAGGTCAAGGTCGCGCAGAACAGCGCGTCTCCCTCCACCCCCGCGCAGGCCGTCAATTAGCCGCTTTCCGTCACGCGGCGGCTTCGCTAACCCGCGCCCATGACGAAGATCACCGCCCTGCTGCTCGCCGGATCGCGCCCCGGTTCCGATCCCCTGGCGCAGGCGGCGGGCGTCCCCGTCAAGCCGCTCGCGCCGGTCGCGGGCGAACCGATGATCAACTATCCCGCGCGCGCGCTGTTGGCCCACCCGGCGATCGGCCAGCTCATCATCCTGACGCAAACGCCGGACCTGTACGCCGCCAACCCCGCCACCGCATGGCTCGCCAGCCATCCGCAGGTGCGCTTCGAAACCAGCGACAGCGGCATCGCCTCCACTCTGCTCGGCCTCCTCGACCGCCCCGACCTGCCATTCCCGCTGCTCGTCACCACGGCGGATCATGTCCTGCTTGACGCAGCCATGCTCGACCAGTTCGTTGTCGAAGGGCAGGGGGCGGACATCGCCGTCGCCATGGTCGAACGCGCCACGCTGCTCGCCTGCTACCCCTCGTCCCGCCGCACCTGGCTCAAATTCCGCGACGGCTGGTGGTCGGGCGCCAATCTCTTCTGGTTCGGCAGCGCAAAGGCCCGCGCCGTGATCGCGCTCTGGCAGGAAGTCGAACAGGACCGCAAAAAGGGCTGGAAGATCATCGCCTCCTTCGGCCCCCTCGCCCTGCTGGGCGCGCTGCTCCGCCTGCTGGGCCTGCGCAGCGGCATAGCCCGCATAGGCCGCCGCTTCGGACTGACCGCCAGGCTGGTCGCCATGCACAAGGCCGAAGCCTGCATCGACGCCGACAAGGTCGAGGATGTGAAGCTGATCGAAGAGATATTACGCGGGGGGATGGGGGCTGTGGGGTCGGCGACAGGTCCGATCAGGAAGTAAAAAGTGAAATCCGTCATGCCAGCGACCCGAAAGGATGGGTGGCGTGCGGACTGACGGCTTCCGGCGATAACTCTTGGTTACGGCGGTACGACTCCGCTAGACAACCGTGCACCAACGAGGTGGAGAATAGGTGGACCGGGAAATCCGTTGGTATTACAGGCGCACGAACTCAACGGGGGCCGTATGTTTTTCTCAATTTTTTTGTTGGTTGGCGTCGCGGCCTGTCTGATTGGGACGACAGTGCTTATGACGTTGATGATCCGTCATGATCAGAAACTTCATTACACTATCAATAACATTGTGAATTCTCAGGCGGAAATAACCTCTAACTTGCTGACTATCAGTAATTTGTATGGTCGAACCGAATCTACACTTGTTGCCAGCGTAACCACTTTGAAAGATCGCCTGGATTTCGTCCATACTGCGATTGAATCCGTCATCATGCAAACGGTTCGCCCCCGTGTCATCAATCTGTATATTTCAGATACAATTCGAGAAGAGGATATTCCATACAGATTAGGAAGGCTTCGCGAATTTGGATTGTCCATTCACTTTGTGTCTGACGTGGGTCCACATACCAAGCTCATCTATGCATTGAGAGATTTTCCAAAAGACTTGATCTTTACTTTTGATGATGATGTAATATATCCTTCAAACACGATCGCGTGCATACTTGGTGTGCACAAGAAATTTCCGGACGCTATAGCTGCAAACTGGGCGCGGGAAATTCCGCTGGATCGACACGGCAGGCCAAAATGCATCAAGAAAGGGAAACTTCTCACGCCAGCTGCCCTGACGCGCAGTGTCAATCAGGGGGCGCACGCCGCTGTTCCCAGTCATAGGGCATTTGCCTATGGCACAGGCGGCGTGCTCTATCCCCCCAAGGCCTTAGATCCGCGGGTTCAAGACATTTCTACATTCAAGCAGTTATGCCCTACCGAGGACGATATCTGGTTCAAGGCTATGGCAATTTTGGCTGGTACGCCGGTCGTGCCGACAAATCTCGGCATACAGCCGAAGCACCACGTAGTAAGGGGGAGTCAGATGACGGCACTCCGACATCAAAACTACAAGAAAAATCGTAATCAGGAACAGATGAGCGCTGTTTTTGAAAAATTCGGTCTAGCTGATCGGCTTAGAGGATAGCAGTTCCTGCCTCAACCCTTTTGCAGATCATCGCGAAGACGCTACTGGATATCGAGAAAGACCGGACTCCGAGCTTGGCGTCAGCCGAATAACGTTCAGAGGCAAATGATCGGCAGAAATCGACTGGCGGGCAACTATTTCGCGAGCACATCGGGCCACTCCCTAAAACGAGGAAAATGCGTAAAATGAGAGCTGCATCAAAGCCTCGGCTTCATGTGATTGCCATTGGTGGCGCGCAGCAATTTCCGCATTTTATTCCCGTGGCGTGCGAAGTGCAGCGGCGGGGAAGATTTGAAGTGACGATCTTCGTTCCATCGCGCGAAGACGCTTGCGCACTTGCGGGGCTGGCTCGAAAGATCAAAGCGGCTCTGCCTGAAATTGTCATCATGGGTCTTCCGCCAGGTCTGGCCGCAGCACCAACGAAGCTTCACAAGATGCTGCGTTTGCTAAACTCGTCGAGAAGGCTGCGCGCCTGTGAAACGATGTTATGTGCGGAACGCACCAGCACGCTTCTGAAACGGCTTCCAG is a window of Sphingobium sp. MI1205 DNA encoding:
- a CDS encoding M23 family metallopeptidase; amino-acid sequence: MFHGSQFNPQQGGASASFWLTDAIAKGAMSPADARDWRTRLRDWAEDVELVPDLGQRVGSRTWFRGLATCFGLCTAALYLSPGFHPIPGAPQPLLEQAQFDEVRSQMITPLAMGADSGRRMGPTDAVQPLRETPERPQIELRAQIGGGDSLARALSRAGVSSSDVAQVMSLAGGDIGKGMKPGTPLDIILGRRASRDMPRPLDHLSFRARLDLALEVNRVGGVLQVKRTPIRVDDTPLRIQGVIGESIYQSARTAGAPPKAIQAFLRVIAQQVDLGSIHAGDRYDIITEYRRAETGDVEVGDLLYAGLRRPSGRGVDMLKWTSEGRSQWFEASGVGERRGVLAAPVRGRMSSGFGMRRHPILGYRRMHAGLDFAAAYGSPIYAATDGVVSYSGRHGGHGNYVRLEHGNGLATGYAHMSRIAARYGQRVRQGQVIGYVGSSGLSTGPHLHYELYRSGRTINPLSVKFTTTAQLAGRELVAFRDRLRRLKSLPAGPQVKVAQNSASPSTPAQAVN
- a CDS encoding nucleotidyltransferase family protein: MTKITALLLAGSRPGSDPLAQAAGVPVKPLAPVAGEPMINYPARALLAHPAIGQLIILTQTPDLYAANPATAWLASHPQVRFETSDSGIASTLLGLLDRPDLPFPLLVTTADHVLLDAAMLDQFVVEGQGADIAVAMVERATLLACYPSSRRTWLKFRDGWWSGANLFWFGSAKARAVIALWQEVEQDRKKGWKIIASFGPLALLGALLRLLGLRSGIARIGRRFGLTARLVAMHKAEACIDADKVEDVKLIEEILRGGMGAVGSATGPIRK